A portion of the Streptomyces platensis genome contains these proteins:
- a CDS encoding UvrD-helicase domain-containing protein: MPRLAFDIAFCAQLGKLQGSVKQGVFDAWEKFQDLTLEQLFKDPGLKLESLKRARDPHIRTIRIDQGTRGVVLAPESGDTYVLLRVMPHDKAIAWAVKQKASINTVTQAVEIRDIAMLDELTPAYERIAPAREERLFAKFSDGDLSALGVDGTTLRQARVLTTPEQLEVFAPFFPQDQREVLEYLAAGFTVEDVWRDVVAVNLADRTAEPVDTTDYETAIQRSRTRIALVSASDELRDILDKPFAAWRVFLHPSQQKVAYRASYSGPAQVTGGPGTGKTVVALHRVRHLLRHLRDGDRILLTTYTNALVAALRSGLADLVEDETLRDRVDIMTVDAFAGRVVSTSRRPLRGDEEQGRWEQAAHATGFTGTAQFLAQEYKHVILAQNLRTCEEYEAAERKGRGSALPVRVRPLLWRTVEEFTGRLAADGLRTYLGTCAEAADLLDGSGPRYRHIVVDEAQDLHPAQWRLLRAAAPGRPDDLFIAGDPHQRIYDTKVSLKTIGIKVTGRSTKMRKNYRSTHEILSWSTALLHGRPFEELADDSRHETLLGYRSALHGQGPETYAAQSQSAELDALVTRVRSWLDSGIPSADIGVSARFNKTCEQAAEALTAAGVPAVRLRGDTEVAADAVNIGTMHAFKGLEYRCVAVIGVHDGALPFPKAVTPADVDRLQHETDLLAERCLLFVACTRARDGLYVSWSGRPSRFLLEAVL; the protein is encoded by the coding sequence ATGCCCCGACTCGCCTTCGACATCGCCTTCTGCGCTCAGCTCGGCAAGCTCCAGGGGTCGGTGAAACAAGGTGTCTTCGACGCCTGGGAGAAATTCCAAGACCTCACCCTGGAGCAGTTGTTCAAGGACCCGGGGTTGAAGCTGGAGTCCCTCAAGCGGGCCCGTGATCCTCACATTCGAACCATCCGCATCGACCAGGGCACCCGTGGTGTCGTCCTGGCTCCCGAAAGCGGGGACACCTACGTCCTGCTGAGGGTGATGCCGCACGACAAGGCCATCGCCTGGGCGGTCAAGCAGAAGGCGAGCATCAACACGGTCACTCAGGCCGTCGAGATCCGCGACATTGCCATGCTCGACGAACTCACCCCGGCCTACGAACGCATCGCGCCCGCCCGTGAGGAGCGACTGTTCGCCAAGTTCTCCGACGGTGACCTGTCAGCACTCGGGGTCGACGGCACCACTCTCCGCCAGGCCCGCGTCCTGACGACGCCGGAGCAGCTGGAGGTGTTCGCGCCGTTCTTCCCACAGGACCAGCGGGAGGTACTGGAGTATCTGGCCGCCGGATTCACCGTGGAGGACGTGTGGCGCGACGTGGTCGCCGTCAACCTGGCCGACCGGACTGCCGAGCCGGTCGATACCACCGACTACGAGACCGCCATCCAACGCTCCCGTACCCGGATCGCCCTCGTCAGCGCCTCCGACGAGCTCCGCGACATCCTCGACAAGCCCTTCGCCGCCTGGCGCGTCTTCCTGCACCCCTCCCAGCAGAAGGTGGCGTACCGGGCCTCGTACTCCGGACCGGCCCAGGTCACCGGAGGGCCCGGCACCGGCAAAACCGTGGTTGCGTTGCACCGCGTACGCCATCTGCTGCGACACCTGCGCGACGGCGACCGAATCCTGCTGACCACGTACACCAACGCGCTCGTCGCCGCACTTCGCTCCGGACTCGCCGACCTCGTCGAGGACGAGACGCTGCGCGACCGGGTCGACATCATGACCGTTGATGCGTTCGCGGGCCGTGTCGTCTCGACCTCGCGCCGGCCACTGCGCGGCGACGAGGAGCAGGGCCGTTGGGAGCAGGCCGCTCACGCCACCGGGTTCACCGGCACCGCCCAGTTCCTTGCCCAGGAGTACAAGCACGTCATCCTGGCGCAGAACCTGCGTACCTGCGAGGAGTACGAGGCCGCCGAGCGGAAGGGGCGGGGGAGCGCCTTGCCCGTCCGCGTTCGTCCCTTGTTGTGGCGCACCGTGGAGGAGTTCACCGGCCGCCTCGCCGCGGACGGTCTGCGCACGTACCTCGGGACCTGTGCCGAGGCGGCGGACCTGCTGGACGGGTCCGGCCCGCGCTACCGGCACATCGTCGTCGACGAGGCCCAGGACCTGCATCCCGCGCAATGGCGGCTGTTGCGGGCCGCCGCCCCCGGCCGGCCCGACGACTTGTTCATCGCAGGAGACCCGCACCAGCGCATCTATGACACGAAGGTGTCACTGAAGACCATCGGGATCAAAGTCACCGGCCGCTCGACGAAGATGCGCAAGAACTACCGCTCCACGCACGAGATCCTCAGCTGGTCCACCGCTCTTCTTCACGGTCGCCCGTTCGAGGAGCTGGCGGACGACAGCCGTCATGAAACGCTGCTTGGCTACCGCTCGGCGTTGCACGGCCAAGGGCCGGAGACCTATGCGGCTCAGTCCCAGAGCGCAGAGCTGGATGCACTGGTCACGAGGGTGCGCAGCTGGCTGGACAGCGGCATTCCGTCCGCTGACATCGGTGTGAGCGCTCGTTTCAACAAGACCTGTGAGCAGGCGGCCGAAGCTCTTACGGCCGCCGGTGTCCCTGCCGTCCGCCTGCGTGGGGACACGGAGGTCGCTGCAGACGCCGTCAATATCGGCACCATGCACGCCTTCAAGGGTCTCGAATACCGGTGCGTCGCTGTCATCGGGGTGCACGACGGAGCCCTGCCGTTCCCCAAAGCGGTGACGCCGGCGGACGTCGACCGTCTGCAGCACGAGACCGACCTGCTGGCGGAACGTTGTCTGTTGTTCGTGGCTTGCACCAGGGCCCGGGACGGGCTCTATGTGTCGTGGTCCGGCAGGCCGAGTCGGTTTCTTCTGGAAGCGGTTCTGTAG
- a CDS encoding dienelactone hydrolase family protein: MQFTSERRLDDGVLEREFTLGEIPGTLWTPGSAPAPLILMAHNNGLPKGQPRLVARARHSAAHGYAVATIDAAGCGERPRSAADEQARADLRRAMQAGEPVDEIFESFIGPLVEKAVPEWRTTLDALLSLPEIGGPVGYSGWTAVGIRLAVVEPRIAAAGFFAGGYVPRAQREEARQVTIPLLFLLQWDDEGNPRQRALDLFDAFGSKEKTLHANMGGHVGTPWFEVEDGNRFFGRHLK, from the coding sequence ATGCAATTCACTTCCGAACGGCGCCTCGACGACGGCGTCCTCGAACGCGAATTCACCCTCGGCGAGATCCCCGGCACCCTGTGGACGCCTGGATCCGCACCGGCTCCGCTGATCCTGATGGCCCACAACAACGGCCTGCCCAAGGGGCAACCGCGGCTGGTGGCCCGGGCCCGGCACTCCGCGGCACACGGCTACGCGGTGGCCACCATCGACGCCGCCGGGTGCGGTGAACGGCCCCGTTCCGCCGCCGACGAGCAGGCCCGCGCCGACCTCCGCCGGGCGATGCAGGCCGGCGAGCCGGTCGACGAGATCTTCGAGTCCTTCATCGGCCCGCTGGTCGAAAAGGCGGTCCCGGAATGGCGGACCACCCTGGACGCCCTCCTTTCGCTGCCCGAAATCGGCGGCCCGGTCGGATACTCGGGGTGGACCGCCGTCGGCATTCGGCTGGCGGTGGTCGAGCCGCGCATCGCGGCCGCCGGTTTCTTCGCCGGGGGTTACGTGCCTCGCGCCCAGCGCGAGGAGGCCCGACAGGTCACCATTCCGCTGCTTTTCCTGCTCCAGTGGGACGACGAAGGGAACCCCCGGCAACGGGCCCTGGACCTGTTCGACGCCTTCGGCAGCAAGGAGAAAACGCTGCACGCCAATATGGGCGGACACGTCGGCACCCCGTGGTTCGAGGTGGAGGACGGGAACCGGTTCTTCGGCCGGCACCTGAAGTGA
- a CDS encoding DUF4232 domain-containing protein — MRTSRIRTATLAAVTAALALGLTACGGADADSKAAGGDNAAGSAQSQSASNGGGKGGAEQANPGGDTKEGARSTTASGGTGGAAGKGTTAGAQQCRGDEMLLTAVHQLAGQQGDHLLVTASNKGTKPCWVTSYPAVKLGDGVDGAALPHSKKDNAGGGQHITLQPGGTAYSAVNLFDYGSKNHTAQSFALALRGADGHNGPSYSVAIKGEKPQFSWNEADVLNWSTKKPYDF, encoded by the coding sequence ATGCGTACTTCCCGGATTCGTACCGCCACTCTGGCCGCCGTCACCGCCGCGCTGGCGCTGGGCCTGACCGCCTGCGGCGGCGCCGACGCTGACTCGAAGGCGGCGGGTGGTGACAACGCCGCCGGTAGCGCGCAGAGTCAGTCCGCGTCCAACGGGGGCGGCAAGGGCGGGGCGGAGCAGGCGAACCCGGGCGGTGACACCAAGGAGGGCGCACGCTCGACGACCGCCTCGGGCGGGACGGGCGGGGCCGCGGGCAAGGGCACGACGGCCGGTGCCCAGCAGTGCCGTGGCGACGAGATGCTGCTGACCGCGGTGCATCAGCTCGCCGGGCAGCAGGGCGACCACTTGCTGGTCACCGCCTCGAACAAGGGCACCAAGCCGTGCTGGGTCACCTCGTACCCGGCCGTGAAGCTCGGCGACGGCGTTGACGGTGCCGCACTGCCGCACTCGAAGAAGGACAACGCGGGCGGCGGCCAGCACATCACCCTCCAGCCCGGCGGCACGGCATACAGCGCGGTGAACCTCTTCGACTACGGCTCGAAGAACCACACGGCGCAGTCGTTCGCCCTCGCGCTGCGCGGCGCGGACGGTCACAACGGCCCCTCTTATTCCGTCGCCATCAAGGGTGAGAAGCCGCAGTTCAGCTGGAACGAGGCCGACGTACTGAACTGGAGCACCAAGAAGCCGTACGACTTCTGA
- the cseB gene encoding two-component system response regulator CseB, protein MLLVEDDDLMRRSFTVALERYGYEVKAAADGLTGLELFREESFDLLILDVMLPGLDGIGLCRRVRESSLVPVLMMSARGDGLDVVAGLEAGADDYVVKPVDTYVLVARIRSLLRRATYAPAPGPGRAADEGPPEGAVLEFGDLRIDTAGMEVFVSGSTVALTPTELKLLLEFAAHPGVVLERHTLLRNVWEYGWDGDSRVVDLCVQRLRRKLGRERIETVRGFGYKLRR, encoded by the coding sequence GTGTTGCTGGTGGAGGATGACGACCTGATGCGACGGTCCTTCACCGTCGCCTTGGAGCGTTACGGCTATGAGGTGAAGGCCGCGGCCGACGGCCTTACGGGCCTTGAGCTCTTCCGCGAAGAAAGCTTCGACCTGCTGATCCTGGACGTGATGCTGCCCGGTCTGGACGGGATCGGGCTGTGCCGCAGAGTCCGGGAGAGCAGCTTGGTGCCCGTGTTGATGATGTCCGCGCGCGGCGACGGGCTCGATGTCGTCGCCGGTCTGGAGGCCGGGGCGGACGACTACGTGGTCAAGCCCGTGGACACGTACGTGCTGGTGGCGCGCATCCGCTCGCTGCTGCGGCGGGCGACCTACGCGCCCGCCCCGGGACCTGGGCGGGCCGCGGACGAGGGGCCGCCGGAGGGGGCGGTGCTGGAGTTCGGGGACCTGCGTATCGACACCGCCGGCATGGAGGTGTTCGTCTCCGGGAGCACGGTGGCGCTGACCCCGACCGAGCTGAAGCTGCTGCTGGAGTTCGCCGCTCACCCGGGCGTCGTGCTGGAGCGGCACACCCTGCTGCGCAATGTCTGGGAGTACGGCTGGGACGGCGACAGCCGGGTGGTGGATCTGTGTGTGCAGCGGCTGCGCCGGAAGCTGGGGCGGGAACGGATCGAGACGGTCCGCGGCTTCGGCTACAAGCTCAGGCGCTGA
- a CDS encoding sensor histidine kinase, producing MFRRLRPDLSSLRWKIAALAAVTACLVVATVGVLVHLWTARDIRDRAAAQAFNGLYSAMDTYRRTKTLANGAELDPAELPLVLRHPVDGERHTAYDGRVEGNMGPSVWAAQRVDGPGSRVLAVQVNMSSELYTLRQLDVTMVVASLLALAVAVPLAVYGAGLLARRLRGVSETAGRISAGDLDARTGPTKGRDEVAEIAATVDHMADTLGQLLRTERQFTADVAHELRTPVGGLLAAADLLPAGETEDLLRARVRDLRGLVEDLLEISRLDAGAEQPVPARVPLGPVVSEAVARTGLRTEVTVAGTEADRTVETDPRRLERIVSNLVVNAHRHGGPPVEVTVEGRTVVVRDHGSGFPADVLLHGPRRFQTGATERGTGHGLGLTIALGQARLLGAELHLDNASDGGAVATLRLPLRPSGSCGTAASA from the coding sequence GTGTTCCGACGGCTGCGGCCGGACCTGTCGTCCCTGCGCTGGAAGATCGCCGCGCTGGCCGCGGTCACGGCCTGCCTGGTCGTGGCGACGGTGGGGGTGCTGGTGCATCTGTGGACCGCGCGGGACATCCGCGACCGGGCCGCAGCTCAGGCGTTCAACGGGCTGTACTCGGCCATGGACACCTACCGGCGTACCAAAACCCTCGCGAACGGAGCCGAGCTGGATCCGGCCGAGCTGCCCCTCGTGCTGCGGCACCCCGTCGACGGCGAGCGGCATACGGCTTACGACGGACGCGTCGAGGGGAATATGGGCCCCAGCGTCTGGGCCGCCCAGCGGGTCGACGGCCCGGGCAGCCGGGTGCTGGCGGTGCAGGTCAACATGAGTTCGGAGCTGTATACGCTGCGCCAACTCGACGTGACCATGGTGGTGGCCTCGCTGCTCGCGCTCGCGGTGGCCGTGCCGCTGGCGGTCTACGGGGCCGGGTTGCTCGCCCGCAGGCTGCGGGGGGTATCCGAGACCGCAGGCCGGATCTCCGCCGGGGATCTGGACGCCCGCACCGGGCCCACCAAGGGCCGTGACGAGGTGGCCGAGATCGCCGCCACCGTCGATCATATGGCCGACACTCTCGGCCAACTGCTACGCACCGAGCGGCAGTTCACCGCGGACGTGGCCCATGAGCTGCGCACCCCCGTCGGCGGTCTGCTGGCCGCCGCCGACCTGCTGCCGGCCGGTGAGACGGAGGATCTGCTGCGGGCCCGGGTGCGGGATCTGCGCGGCCTGGTGGAGGACCTGCTGGAGATCTCCCGACTGGACGCGGGGGCCGAGCAGCCGGTCCCTGCCCGGGTGCCGCTCGGCCCCGTCGTCTCCGAGGCCGTGGCACGCACCGGTCTCCGCACCGAGGTCACCGTTGCCGGGACGGAAGCCGATCGGACCGTGGAGACCGACCCGCGCCGCCTGGAGCGGATCGTCAGCAACCTCGTCGTCAACGCCCACCGGCACGGCGGGCCCCCGGTGGAGGTCACCGTCGAGGGGCGTACGGTCGTCGTGCGCGACCACGGCTCCGGCTTTCCGGCAGACGTGCTGCTCCACGGGCCCCGCCGGTTCCAGACGGGTGCGACGGAGCGCGGCACGGGCCACGGCCTGGGCCTGACCATCGCCCTGGGCCAGGCCCGGCTCCTCGGCGCCGAGCTGCATCTGGACAACGCCTCGGACGGCGGCGCCGTCGCCACCCTGCGCCTGCCGCTCCGACCCTCCGGCTCCTGCGGAACCGCCGCGTCGGCATAG
- a CDS encoding ABC transporter ATP-binding protein — protein sequence MSATPLASRAQHGAPGIAAATFDLSKVYGSGDTRVVALDHVSIDFREGEFTAIMGPSGCGKSTLMHCAAGLDSPSSGSVRVGTTELSTLGDRQLTALRRDRIGFIFQAFNLLPTLTALENITLPLTIAGRRPDQQWLDRVVAMVGLSQRLGHRPAQLSGGQQQRVAVARALASRPAIIFGDEPTGNLDSRAGAEVLGFLRESVRELGQTVVMVTHDPVAAGYADRVVFLSDGRLVDEMTHVTPDRVLGLMKSLGAVSHPS from the coding sequence ATGTCCGCCACCCCCCTCGCCTCGCGCGCGCAGCACGGGGCGCCCGGGATCGCCGCCGCCACCTTCGACCTGTCGAAGGTCTACGGCAGCGGCGACACCCGTGTCGTAGCCCTGGACCATGTCAGCATCGACTTCCGGGAGGGTGAGTTCACCGCGATCATGGGTCCTTCCGGCTGCGGCAAGTCCACGCTGATGCACTGCGCCGCCGGGCTCGACTCGCCCAGCTCCGGCTCCGTGCGCGTCGGCACCACCGAACTGAGCACGCTGGGTGACCGGCAGCTCACCGCGCTGCGCCGCGACCGGATCGGCTTCATCTTTCAGGCGTTCAACCTGCTGCCGACGCTGACCGCGCTGGAGAACATCACGCTGCCGCTGACCATCGCCGGACGCCGCCCCGACCAGCAGTGGCTGGACCGCGTGGTCGCCATGGTCGGACTCTCCCAGCGCCTCGGTCACCGGCCCGCGCAGCTGTCCGGCGGGCAGCAGCAGCGCGTCGCGGTCGCCCGCGCCCTGGCCTCCCGCCCCGCGATCATCTTCGGCGACGAGCCCACCGGAAACCTCGACTCCCGCGCCGGGGCCGAAGTCCTCGGCTTCCTGCGCGAGTCGGTGCGCGAGCTGGGCCAGACCGTGGTCATGGTCACCCACGACCCGGTCGCCGCCGGCTACGCCGACCGCGTCGTCTTCCTCTCCGACGGCCGCCTGGTCGACGAGATGACACACGTCACCCCGGACCGGGTCCTGGGCCTGATGAAGAGCCTGGGCGCTGTCTCACACCCCAGCTGA